Below is a window of Gilliamella sp. ESL0405 DNA.
TATAAAAACCGAAGAAGAAGGATTTGCTAAAAGTGGGATCAATCCGTTTATTTTTGGTAACTAATCGTTGATTGCTTTATATTATTGCTATTAAACATCAGTCAACGATTAGATGTTTGCCAATTGTATTTGGTTATTCAACATCCGATGATAGCTGATCGACAAATAATCGTGAGAAGACCCTGTTATCTTAATTAAGTACAAAGTAAATAAAAATAAAATACAACTTAACATTTGCAAATAATAAGACTAGAATTAGAACCACTGTACTAGTTTATGAGTGTAATCTATGAAACGTTATTTTTTATTGTTTGTTATGTTAATCATTGCGCCATTTTTCAGTTCGGCAAATACGGTTAAAAATGTCGCTATAACGGCGATTGTTGAACACCCTTCGTTAGATCAGATTCGTGATGGCGTTAAAGACGAATTAGTAGAAAGTGGCTTTAAATTAGACCAAGATCTAAAAGTTCAATATAAAAGTGCGCAAGGAAGTAGCGCTACCGCAGCCCAAATAGCCAGACAATTTGTTGCAGCTAAACCCGATGTAATTGTCGCAATCGCAACGCCAAGTGCTCAAGCTACTGCGGCGGCAACGAAACAAATTCCGGTTGTTTTTGCTGGGATCACCGATCCGATAGCGGCAAAATTAATAAAAGATTGGCAACCAAGTGGCACCAATATTACGGGCGTGTCGGATTATCAAGAAATTGTGCCACAGGTCGATTTCATGAAAAAAATTGTCCCTAACGTTAAATCAGTTGGGTATATTTATAGCCCAAACGAAATTAACTCCACTGTCGTATTAAAAAATTTACAAGCTGAGTTAACTAAACACAATATCGCTTTAGTCGCCGTGCCAGCACAACGAACAGCCGATATTTCAACTGCTGCAAATACCCTAAAAGGTAAAGTTGATCTTATCTATACGACCACTGATAATAATGTGGTTTCTGCTTATGATTCTTTAGTAAAATTCGCTAATGAAAATAAAATTCCATTGTTAGCATCTTTCCCCGATGCGATTGAACGTGGTGCCGTTGCGGCATACGGCATGAGTTATTATGATGTTGGGCGTCAATCCGGGAAACTTGTTGTGCGGATTTTGAAAGGCGAAAAAGCTGGCGATATCAAACCAGAAATAGGTGAAGCATTACGCCTTGTTATAAATACCCAAGCGGCGAAAAAACAAGGGATCACTCTTTCTCCCCAAATTATCGAGTCGGCTTATAAAGTCATTGGCGATAACTAATTGATAACTAAGCGATAACCAGGCGCGAACATTATCAATATCTTTTATACTTTGCTCACAAAACTGAGCAAAGTATAACTTATAGTCCCCCCCCTGATTCACTTCACTAATCTTAACTTATCCCATAAAGTTGATGATGCGCTTAAATTGGTGTTATTTAATCTACCAATAATAGATTGCGTTTTTGCTATCCCCCACTCATAGTGTGTAATAAATTATTTACACCATTACTGTTCTTTTTTTCTAGAAAATTATCTGTTTTTGCTTTATAGTAAATCTATTAATCGCTTAATTGTAAAATAATTCTTACAGGAGCACCTTATGCGTAATACGATTATAAAATTTTGTATGTTATTAAGCTTATCCATTATGGCTTTCTCATCTTCCGCAGAAACAAATGATGAGCAAAAAAATGTAGCTATCACCGCTATTGTTGAACACCCGGCATTAGATAATGTGCGAAAAGGTGTTGAAGATGAATTAAAAGACAACGGTTATATTGCAGGTAAAAATCTTAAATTGCAGTTTTTAAGTGCACAAGGTAGTAGTGCTAATGCTGCTCAAATTGCCAAGCAGTTTGCGGCAAGTAAACCGGATGTGATTGTTGGCATCGCAACACCAAGTTCACAAGCGTTAGTTGCCACAACAAAACTTATCCCAATTGTGTTTACCGCCGTTACCGATCCGGTTGCCGCTAAATTAACAACCAGTTGGGAAGCATCAAAAACAAATGTAACGGGCGTATCTGATGCGCTTTCACTCGATTCACAAATTGATCTGATGTTGAAAATTAAACCCGATGCGAAAAATATTGGCTACGTCTATAGCCCTAGCGAAGTGAATTCGACAATCATTTTAAAAGAGCTTCAAATAGCGTTAGAAAAACGTGGAATGAAAATCATAGCCGCCCCGGCACAACGCACTTCAGATATTTCTACTGCAGCCAGAAGTTTGAAAGGTAAAGTCGATTTGATCTATACTACCACCGATAACAATGTGGTTTCTGCCTATGAAGCTTTGGCTAAGGTTGCTAACGAAAGCAAAATCCCTCTTATTGCCTCAAACCCTGAATCAGCAGAGCGTGGAGCTATTGCCGCTTTAGGTATGAGCTATTATGATCTTGGCCGTCAAGCTGGTAAAATTGTTATTCGAATACTAAATGGTGAAAAA
It encodes the following:
- a CDS encoding ABC transporter substrate-binding protein, which produces MKRYFLLFVMLIIAPFFSSANTVKNVAITAIVEHPSLDQIRDGVKDELVESGFKLDQDLKVQYKSAQGSSATAAQIARQFVAAKPDVIVAIATPSAQATAAATKQIPVVFAGITDPIAAKLIKDWQPSGTNITGVSDYQEIVPQVDFMKKIVPNVKSVGYIYSPNEINSTVVLKNLQAELTKHNIALVAVPAQRTADISTAANTLKGKVDLIYTTTDNNVVSAYDSLVKFANENKIPLLASFPDAIERGAVAAYGMSYYDVGRQSGKLVVRILKGEKAGDIKPEIGEALRLVINTQAAKKQGITLSPQIIESAYKVIGDN
- a CDS encoding ABC transporter substrate-binding protein, with the translated sequence MRNTIIKFCMLLSLSIMAFSSSAETNDEQKNVAITAIVEHPALDNVRKGVEDELKDNGYIAGKNLKLQFLSAQGSSANAAQIAKQFAASKPDVIVGIATPSSQALVATTKLIPIVFTAVTDPVAAKLTTSWEASKTNVTGVSDALSLDSQIDLMLKIKPDAKNIGYVYSPSEVNSTIILKELQIALEKRGMKIIAAPAQRTSDISTAARSLKGKVDLIYTTTDNNVVSAYEALAKVANESKIPLIASNPESAERGAIAALGMSYYDLGRQAGKIVIRILNGEKPGDIPPQVGNITQLTINKKAAERQGITLSEEVLKSAENIIEK